The Parus major isolate Abel unplaced genomic scaffold, Parus_major1.1 Scaffold341, whole genome shotgun sequence genome window below encodes:
- the LOC107198828 gene encoding rho GTPase-activating protein SYDE1-like, with amino-acid sequence MAEPLLRRTLSRLRRRERRGAGRAEAEEGGCPRVPAGGRSQALALALRPRAVLFCRLSLSLSLSPPQPRVAPGPRVFGVELSQLVAREGHPGQVPLLVLKCLAEIERRGLAVVGLYRLCGSAAAKKELRDAFERDSAAVALSERLCPDINVVTGILKDFLRELPSPLVPPRLQRSVLEAMAQRPPRDPPGD; translated from the exons ATGGCGGAGCCGCTGCTGCGCCGAACTTTGTCCCGCCTGAGGCGCCGGGAGCGCCGCGGAGCCGGGAGGGCGGAGGCCGAGGAAGGAG gatgtccccgtgtccccgcagGTGGCCGGTCACAGGCGCTGGCGCTGGCTCTGCGGCCGCGGGCTGTGCTGTTCTGTCGCCTGTCGCTGTCGCTGTCGCTGTCACCGCCACAGCCGCGGGTGGCCCCGGGCCCGCGAGTGTTCGGCGTGGAGCTGTCACAGCTGGTGGCCCGCGAGGGACACCCGGGACAGGTCCCGCTGCTCGTGCTCAAGTGCCTGGCCGAGATCGAGCGGCGTGGGCTGGCG GTGGTGGGGCTGTACCGGCTCTGCGGCTCGGCCGCGGCCAAGAAGGAGCTGCGGGACGCCTTCGAGAGGGACAGCGCGGCCGTGGCATTGTCCGAGCGGCTCTGCCCGGACATCAACGTGGTCACCG GGATCCTGAAGGATTTCCTGCGGGAGCTGCCGTCCCCGCTGGTGCCGCCCCGGCTGCAGCGCTCGGTGCTCGAGGCCATGGCCCAGAGacccccccgggacccccccgGGGAC
- the EVI5L gene encoding EVI5-like protein, which produces MASPAASPDSSSHEGPSAPGGSPTSDSENLSPDELELLAKLEEQNRLLEADSKSMRSVNGSRRNSGSSLVSSSSASSNLSHLEEDTWILWGRIVNEWDEWRKKKEKLLKELIRKGIPHHFRAIVWQLLCSAAELPLKAQYSELLRMSSPCERLIRRDIARTYPEHDFFKGQDSLGQEVLFNVMKAYSLVDREVGYCQGSAFIVGLLLMQMPEEEAFSVFVRLMQEYRLRELFKPSMAELGLCIYQFEFLLQEQLPELNVHFRSQSFLTSMYASSWFLTLFLTTFPLPVATRVFDIFMYEGLEIVFRVGMALLQFNQAELVQLDMEGMSQYFQKVIPHQFDSCPDKLILRACQVKYNPRKMKRCVPSSAGVSPGVSPAQQVCPQVCGGRWKEPRALHEAVLGVQLRESQAQAELRALRQRVLHLETQGRIQRSVLGRAEQACAGLREQLRAAAAQSQGLQAQLSESHRKHAEAQCKREEGRLQGQLEHSDAAQYIRHLRGHISELKAEIRLLRGPLSFGAVALGTRLGDEDSLGSSDEELPPPFALTPGDIGDIGDSSDSEPEVTPPAQ; this is translated from the exons ATGGCCTCTCCGGCCGCCAGCCCGGACTCCTCGTCCCACGAGGGGCCCTCGGCCCCCGGAGGGTCCCCAACGTCCGACTCGGAGAACCTGAGCCCGGAcgagctggagctgctggccaagctggaggagcagaaccG gctgctggaggccGACTCCAAGTCGATGCGCTCGGTGAACGGCTCGCGGCGCAACAGCGGCTCCTCGCTGGTGTCCAGCTCCTCGGCCTCGTCCAACCTCAGCCACCTGGAGGAGGACACCTGGATCCTCTGGGGCCGCATCGTCAACGAGTGGGATGagtggaggaagaagaaggagaagctgcTCAAG gagctgatCCGGAAGGGGATCCCGCACCATTTCCGGGCCATCgtgtggcagctgctgtgcagcgCGGCCGAGCTGCCGCTCAAGGCGCAGTACTCGGAGCTGCTGCGGATGTCGTCGCCCTGCGAGCGCCTGATCCGCCGCGACATCGCCCGCACCTACCCCGAGCACGACTTCTTCAAGGGCCAGGACAGCCTGGGCCAGGAGGTGCTCTTCAACGTCATGAAG GCCTATTCCCTGGTGGATCGGGAGGTCGGATACTGCCAGGGCAGCGCCTTCATCGTGGGACTGCTGCTGATGCAG ATGCCGGAGGAGGAGGCGTTCAGCGTCTTCGTGCGGCTGATGCAGGAGTACCGGCTGCGCGAGCTCTTCAAGCCCAGCATGGCCGAGCTGGGGCTCTGCATTTACCAGTTCGagttcctgctgcag gagcagctgccgGAGCTGAACGTGCACTTCCGCTCTCAGAGCTTCCTGACCTCCATGTACGCCTCGTCCTGGTTCCTCACGCTCTTCCTCACCACCTTCCCCCTGCCCGTGGCCACGCGCGTCTTCGACATCTTCATGTACGAG GGGCTGGAGATCGTGTTCCGTGTGGGGATGGCCCTGCTCCAGTTCAACCAGGCCGAGCTGGTCCAGCTGGACATGGAGGGGATGTCCCAG TACTTCCAGAAGGTGATCCCGCACCAGTTCGACTCGTGCCCGGACAAGCTCATCCTGCGCGCCTGCCAGGTCAAGTACAACCCCAGGAAGATGAAGAG gtgtgtccccagctcagcaggtgtgtccccaggtgtgtccccagctcagcaggtgtgtccccaggtgtgcgGGGGCCGCTGGAAGGAGCCGCGGGCGCTGCACGAGGCCGTGCTGGGGGTGCAGCTGCGCGAGAGCCAGGCCCAGGCGGAGCTGAGGGCGCTGAGACAGCGCGTGCTGCACCTGGAGACACAG GGCCGGATCCAGCGCTCGGTTCTGGGCCGTGCCGAGCAGGCCTGTGCCgggctgagggagcagctccgCGCCGCGGCCGCCcagagccaggggctgcaggcCCAGCTGAGCGAGAGCCACCGCAAACACGCCGAGGCGCAGTGCaag CGGGAGGAGGGACGGCTGCAGGGCCAGCTGGAGCACTCGGACGCCGCGCAGTACATCCGGCACCTGCGGGGCCACATCAGCGAGCTCAAGGCCGAg ATCCGGCTGCTGCGGGGGCCGCTGTCCTTTGGCGcggtggccttggggacacgCCTGGGGGACGAGGACTCGCTGGGCTCGTCGGATGAGGAGCTGCCACCGCCCTTCGCCCTGACCCCGGGGGACATCGGGGACATcggggacagcagtgacagcgAGCCTGAGGTGACACCCCCAGCACAGTGA
- the LOC107198825 gene encoding uncharacterized protein LOC107198825 isoform X2 produces the protein MAQQETYGNWLGPKRLLRQPAIYSVPGKMSPVGNFRPASPDSFEDDYDDVSVVGSDQAPPAKDVYLLAGPPGSSRAPSPKDPEDFSPSSRHSDPKSRDLAPKSGNSALVAVLALLVALSALAWGGLLAVAIGKHKEMSAELELLKSNLSGIWDSAGADPAAVRDPPAPAGAAGTHRAAVPGQELPAVPGRMEIPWEQLLLLFPGFPELGQRPQRLRRPRSAPGGRQLRGGAGVPAGEQQPQQLLLAGGDGRGAGGEVALGHRGGSRFQVLGCVAGGLGEGAEGLRHHRPPGALGQRALLGIPPLDL, from the exons ATGGCCCAGCAGGAGACCTACGGCAACTGGCTGGGCCCCAAGCGCCTGCTGCGGCAGCCAG CGATTTACTCCGTGCCCGGGAAGATGTCCCCGGTGGGAAACTTCAGACCAG cGTCTCCCGACAGCTTCGAGGACGATTACGACGACGTCTCCGTGGTGGGCTCGGATCAGGCCCCCCCTGCCAAAG ACGTTTACCTCCTGGCGGGGCCTCCGGGCTCTTCCCGGGCTCCGTCCCCGAAGGATCCGGAGGATTTCAGCCCCAGTTCCCGGCACTCGGACCCAAAATCCCGGGATTTGGCCCCAAAATCCGGGAATTCCGCCCTGGTGGCCgtcctggccctgctggtgGCCCTGAGCGCCCTGGCCTGGGGGGGGCTCCTGGCCGTGGCCATCGGGAAGC ACAAGGAAATGAGCGCGGAACTGGAGCTCCTGAAGTCGAATTTGTCGGGGATTTGGGATTCTG CAGGAGCAGACCCGGCTGCAGTTCGGGAtccaccagcaccagctggagctgcaggaactcACCG agctgctgtgccaggccaggagcTCCCGGCGGTGCCAGGCCGGATGGAAATCCCATGGGAACAGCTGCTACTCCTTTTCCCGGGATtccctgagctggggcagcGCCCGCAACGCCTGCGGCGACCTCGGAGCGCACCTGGTGGTCGTCAGCTCCGAGGAGGAGCAG GTGTTCCTGCTGGAGAACAGCAACCGCAGCAGCTCCTACTGGCTGGGGGTGACGGAcggggagcaggaggggaagtGGCGCTGGGTCACCGGGGAGGATCCCGATTTCAG GTTTTGGGATGTGTGGCTGGAGGACTCGGAGAGGGAGCTGAAGGATTGCGGCACCATCGGCCCCCGGGGGCTCTGGGTCAACGCGCGCTGCTCGGAATTCCACCGCTGGATTTGTGA
- the LOC107198825 gene encoding CD209 antigen-like protein E isoform X1: MAQQETYGNWLGPKRLLRQPAIYSVPGKMSPVGNFRPASPDSFEDDYDDVSVVGSDQAPPAKDVYLLAGPPGSSRAPSPKDPEDFSPSSRHSDPKSRDLAPKSGNSALVAVLALLVALSALAWGGLLAVAIGKHKEMSAELELLKSNLSGIWDSVQQEQTRLQFGIHQHQLELQELTELLCQARSSRRCQAGWKSHGNSCYSFSRDSLSWGSARNACGDLGAHLVVVSSEEEQVFLLENSNRSSSYWLGVTDGEQEGKWRWVTGEDPDFRFWDVWLEDSERELKDCGTIGPRGLWVNARCSEFHRWICEKPGNC, encoded by the exons ATGGCCCAGCAGGAGACCTACGGCAACTGGCTGGGCCCCAAGCGCCTGCTGCGGCAGCCAG CGATTTACTCCGTGCCCGGGAAGATGTCCCCGGTGGGAAACTTCAGACCAG cGTCTCCCGACAGCTTCGAGGACGATTACGACGACGTCTCCGTGGTGGGCTCGGATCAGGCCCCCCCTGCCAAAG ACGTTTACCTCCTGGCGGGGCCTCCGGGCTCTTCCCGGGCTCCGTCCCCGAAGGATCCGGAGGATTTCAGCCCCAGTTCCCGGCACTCGGACCCAAAATCCCGGGATTTGGCCCCAAAATCCGGGAATTCCGCCCTGGTGGCCgtcctggccctgctggtgGCCCTGAGCGCCCTGGCCTGGGGGGGGCTCCTGGCCGTGGCCATCGGGAAGC ACAAGGAAATGAGCGCGGAACTGGAGCTCCTGAAGTCGAATTTGTCGGGGATTTGGGATTCTG TCCAGCAGGAGCAGACCCGGCTGCAGTTCGGGAtccaccagcaccagctggagctgcaggaactcACCG agctgctgtgccaggccaggagcTCCCGGCGGTGCCAGGCCGGATGGAAATCCCATGGGAACAGCTGCTACTCCTTTTCCCGGGATtccctgagctggggcagcGCCCGCAACGCCTGCGGCGACCTCGGAGCGCACCTGGTGGTCGTCAGCTCCGAGGAGGAGCAG GTGTTCCTGCTGGAGAACAGCAACCGCAGCAGCTCCTACTGGCTGGGGGTGACGGAcggggagcaggaggggaagtGGCGCTGGGTCACCGGGGAGGATCCCGATTTCAG GTTTTGGGATGTGTGGCTGGAGGACTCGGAGAGGGAGCTGAAGGATTGCGGCACCATCGGCCCCCGGGGGCTCTGGGTCAACGCGCGCTGCTCGGAATTCCACCGCTGGATTTGTGAAAAACCCGGGAATTGCTGA
- the LOC107198842 gene encoding CD209 antigen-like protein C, translating into MSELYRMPAARAAPMKKVYIREEPPSRPQGPAPSLRPQVDPERKIPEWNPNDWAPRWSVVSVAVLLALSCLLWVILHGVSMRNQGEMQEELELLREKSGNWNLAWQELLQIRWHQMELGRITDLLCQTINNSNKCPDGWQFHKNTCYLFSEIPQSWGKAQNSCATFSAHLVVVSTEDEQMFLVHNIQRNNSYWIGVMNEQHEGKWTWITGETPSFGFWDVWSEDPDKEHKDCGAMKPNGRWIGEHCSKFNRWICEKSWDCSSSPFSPIPENSAPAL; encoded by the exons ATGTCGGAATTGTATCGGATGCcggcagccagagctgccccaaTGAAGAAAG TTTATATCCGGGAGGAGCCTCCCAGCCGCCCCCAAggccctgccccatccctgaggCCTCAGGTGGATCCGGAGCGGAAAATTCCGGAATGGAATCCCAACGATTGGGCCCCGCGCTGGTCAGTGGTCAGCGTGGCCGTGCTGCTGGCcctgagctgcctgctctgggtCATCCTGCACGGGGTATCCATGAGAAACC AGGGGGAaatgcaggaggagctggagctgctgcggGAGAAGTCGGGGAACTGGAATCTGG cctggcaggagctgctgcagatccGGTGGCACCAgatggagctgggcaggatCACTG ACCTGCTCTGCCAGACCATCAACAACTCCAACAAGTGCCCGGACGGGTGGCAATTCCACAAGAACACTTGTTACCTCTTCTCGGAGattccccagagctggggcaagGCCCAGAACTCCTGCGCCACCTTCAGCGCCCACCTGGTCGTGGTCAGCACTGAGGACGAGCAG ATGTTTCTGGTACACAACATCCAAAGGAACAACTCTTACTGGATTGGGGTGATGAACGAGCAGCACGAAGGGAAATGGACTTGGATCACCGGTGAAACTCCAAGTTTTGG atttTGGGATGTGTGGTCTGAGGACCCAGACAAGGAGCACAAGGATTGTGGAGCCATGAAACCCAACGGCCGTTGGATCGGGGAGCACTGCTCCAAATTCAACCGCTGGATCTGTGAGAAATCCTGGGactgcagctcctcaccttTTTCCCCCATTCCTGAAAACTCTGCACCAGCTCTGTGA
- the LOC107198830 gene encoding LOW QUALITY PROTEIN: PDZ domain-containing protein GIPC1 (The sequence of the model RefSeq protein was modified relative to this genomic sequence to represent the inferred CDS: substituted 1 base at 1 genomic stop codon) has translation FHTQLAHGSPTGRVEGFSNVRELYGKIGEAFGIPPAEVLFCTLNTPQVDMEKLLGGQIGLEDFIFAHTRGRRKDVQLLKSEQALGLTITDNGAGYAFIKRIREGSLVARVPQVGVGDVLEALDGRSLVGARHFEVARLLQELPRGQRFTLRLTEPRRAPRAYWGHWGXTALGDPPKSPRGPWGPPKSPESPQPSAFEERAVAKVDDLLESYMGIRDSELAATMVELGRDARDPDALAEALDAQLGDFAFPDEFVFDVWGAIGDAKAGRC, from the exons TTCCACACGCAGCTCGCCCACGGCTCGCCCACCGGCCGCGTGGAGGGCTTCAGCAACGTGCGGGAGCTGTACGGGAAAATCGGGGAGGCCTTCGGCATCCCCCCGGCCGAG gtgctGTTCTGCACGCTGAACACGCCGCAGGTGGAcatggagaagctgctgggggGACAGATCGGGCTGGAGGATTTCATCTTCGCGCACACGCGCGGCCGCCGCAAGGACGTGCAGCTGCTCAAGTCCGAGCAGGCGCTGGGGCTCACCATCACCGACAACGGCGCCGGCTACGCCTTCATCAAG CGCATCCGCGAGGGCTCGCTGGTGGCGCGGGTGCCGCAGGTGGGGGTCGGGGACGTGCTGGAGGCGCTGGACGGGCGCAGCCTGGTGGGAGCGCGGCACTTCGAGGTGGCgcggctgctgcaggagctgccccgCGGGCAGCGCTTCACGCTGCGCCTCACCGAGCCCCGCCGCGCCCCGCGTGCGtactggggacactgggggtgAACTG CCCTCGGGGatccccccaaatccccccgggGTCCTTGGGGACCCCCCAAATCCCCGGAATCCCCCCAGCCCTCGGCCTTCGAGGAGCGCGCGGTGGCCAAGGTGGACGATCTGCTGGAGAGCTACATGGGCATCCGGGACAGCGAGCTGG CGGCCACCATGGTGGAGCTGGGCCGCGACGCGCGGGACCCGGACGCGCTGGCCGAGGCTCTGGACGCGCAGCTCGGCGACTTCGCCTTCCCCGACGAGTTCGTCTTCGACGTCTGGGGCGCCATCGGGGACGCCAAGGCCGGGCGCTGCTGA